Genomic segment of Peribacillus frigoritolerans:
TTTCAAAATTGCCTCCGAATACTTCTCCTGAACCAATGTAATCACGATTGCTCCGACACACGGATAAATGAAAGGTGCCGTCATACAATTTAAAACAAAAAAATTAAATGGAAGCCCAATCACACATTACAACATGTGTATGGAACCTCCATTGCAGGTTTATCATTTAATGTACTTCCATATTGACAAGCAGCTGATCATTAACACAACGCTTCATTATCCAATACATTTTTCTTTTTCTTTGTTGCAAATCGAGAAAAAACTTATTGGGTACTGAGCTTATTCCGCCATTTCCCACCCTGAAGATGTTACTGTCTTTTGTTCAAAAGTTTCAATTTCTCTCTGTTTCGCCAGTTTAGAAGCTTGTGACATGGACCACGTTAAATTCCCAAAGGCAATCACTGTCCCGATCGAGATAACTAACACCTTTTTACAAAGTATTTTCTTCAATAGCTTCCTCCTGAGAATGTATTGGAATACTCTAAATATAAACCAACATTGTTAACCTAACATGTAGCTGCTGTAAATGTACGAAATTATTTTTGTACATATGTAAACACAAAAAAGCTGAGTGCATACGCAGTCAGCTTTTCATAGGTGTTTCTTATTTATAAAATACTTTGTCGACGTTGTATTTAGCATGAAGTTTATTGATCATGTACGTTTCATAGATTTCACGTTCCATAGCGTCTTCGACTATAAGAATGTCAATTTTCTTGACTTCATTACGATGATCTTTAATCGGAGAAACATTATCCTCGAAATGCTTCTTGACCCTTGGTCTTAATTTACGAGCTTTACCGACAAAAATCAGCTCATCGTTTTCATTGTAAAACAAGATGATGCCGCCTTTATCACGGGGAATCAAATGAAAATCGATAAACCCGTAAATTTCAGGAATGACAGGCTCGTCTCCTTCAATAACTTGCTTTCTTTGTTTGATGCTTATATCCGCTGCAGGGATTTCAATTTTAATCATTACAATTCACGTCCTCTATTTGTATAAGGTGAAACTTTCAATCGGAATCATGGTTTCACGTCAAGCCAATCACTATAATCTTAAAGGTAAATGGTATCATAATTATGAATGAAAAGCCATGTATGCCTTGATTGGTTTAAGATGATTCTAAATATAAAGAAGAAGACTCGCTGGGAGCCTCCTTCTTTATCGGAAATATCCGTTACCACCTGTGAGCCTTTGCATTGCTTCTTAGTATAATGTTTGTTTGCGATTCTTGCGTATGGCCATTAACTTGAGATTTTGAACGCTTAGGTCTTGTCCAATTATGGTGAAACTTTTGAGAATGTGGATCTAATTGATCTTTATAGCTCATTCTGTGTCACCTCATCATTAGGATTTGGATATTCCGTTCAGTGATAGTAATCCCCATCACTTGTTCTAGTATTTTATTTTTCCAAGGCATTTATACATATCCTTTAAAAAGCGAATTCAGCTGACTTGCCTTTTGCAAGGACTTCCCCTTCTTCATCCACCGCATCACTTGTCATTAGGGATATGCCCTTTATGTTTCCATCATTTAGAATGAAACCAATGTTTCCGCTTTTTGAACCGTTTCCTTCTATTTCACCAGTAAGTTCTTCCAAGTAGATCTCATCTTCCCATGTCAGATGTTCTCCTCTGTCCGTTTCGAGGAAAGCAACTGGGGAAAACTTAATTTTTTTATCCGTATTGTTTTTGATTTCCACGTTCACTTTTACGATATCGAAATCTTCATCATGCGTATAGCCGTGGAAGAAATCAATCATGCTGTAATCCGGAGTGGCATGCATCACTTTCATTTCTTTGACTTTAACCTCGATCGGGCCAACATCCAGCGTTTCATTCACTTTTTTATAGGCCTTCAAAGTTAATTCGCCTTTGGCATCGGAAACGTTCTGTCCGATCTGGTTCAAGTTTATATCATCAGGAAGCTGCGGATTCGGAACATAGACATCCTTTTTTTCCAGTGGTCGTGCAATTTCCTCTGTTTTTTCTTTAGCTGTCGTTTCTTCTTCGTAAGCTGGTTGGGTATTAAGAGCACCAAATGCCGTTAATAACAGGGCACCAATCATCAGTCTGTTCATTGAATCCCTCCCTGAAGTCATTATTTCTTTAATAGCTCAAAAATGATTTTGGCTTGATCCGTGTTATCGACCTGCCCGGCAAAACGTTCTTTATATGGCCCGTATGCGTAGACTGGAACATCTTCACCCGTATGTCCCCCAGTAGTCCAGGCAGTATTGGTCCGGTTATCGAATATGGCTTCGATGGCATTATCGACATTCGTCACATTTTTTGATTTGGCAGCTTCAGTTACCGTTTTGATTTCACCGTCAGTTAGCTTCACAACATTTTGGTTAATATATTGCTTTAACGTCTTTTCGACATCAGCGCCTTTGACGATGGCATCCGCCATGAAGTCAGGAGTGCGTTTGGCTGCCTTGATTGGCTCGCCGTACCAGTTATATATTCCTTTTGCTCCGATCGAGAATCCTCCTGTAGAGTGATCCGCAGTAGCCACCACTAAAGTATGTTTGTCTTTCTTCGCAAATTCCATGGCCGCTTTGTATGCTTTTTCAAAGTCTTCCATTTCACTCATTGCACCTACGATATCATTATCATGTCCAGCCCAATCGACTTGGCTTCCCTCGACCATAAGGAAGAATCCATCTTTATCTTTATTCAAGCGCTGGATCGCCGAACTTGTCATGTCTGCCAAAGAAGGCGTTTCACTTGGGCGGTCAATCATTTTCGGGAGTCCTTCAGATGCGAATAAACCAAGGACCTGCTCATTTTTGTCCTTAAGCATTTGATTTTTATCAGTCACATAACTGTAACCGTCTTTTTCAAAGGCTTTCGCCAAATTGACATCAGGCCGGACAAAATTGGACTTTCCACCGCCCAATAGGACGTCAATTTTATGTTTGCCTTTGATTAATTCGTTATAATAATCGTCTGCGATTGAATTCATGTTTTTCCGATTTTCATCATGGGCGCCAAAAGATGCAGGTGTAGCATGAGTGATTTCCGAAGTGGCAACCAATCCCGTCGCTTTTCCTTTTTCCTTTGCTGCTTCCAATACGGTTTTGACTTCCGATTTATCATTATCCACTGCAATGGCAGCGTTATAAGTCTTCACTCCGGCAGACATTGCCGTTGCAGCTGAAGCTGAATCCGTTATATTTTGTGCAGAGTCTTCTGGGTAAGTCATCTGCTGGCCAACCAAGTATTTATCAAACTCTGTCCGTTCTGCCGCCTTCGTACCAGGATTATCTTTTAAATACCGGTAAGCGGAGGTATAGGAAACACCCATGCCGTCACCAATCAGGAAAATCACGTTCTTGATTTCCGGTTCTTTATTTGGGTTACCCTTTGCCGAAACACGATCCGCACCGGACCATGATAAACTTCCAAATGCCAATGCCGAAACGAGTGTAATGGGTAAAACCTTTTTACTCCATGTGCGATTCAAATGAATGACCTCCCGTTAATCTTTTCTATTTAATTTAACTATAGGTGAAGAAAATGAACTCAATGTCAAGGCTATGTAAAAAAGCGACAGGATAATTGTTAAGACAAAGTAAAGACAGCATGTGGAATTGGTTATTCAGGGAAATCATCAGTAGCTGGGGTATATTACAGGCCATTCAACGTCTTCAAATCGGGTGATTGTCAGGAGTTTAAAGTGCTATTAATGGAGTAAAGAAATAAAGCATCCGAATAAGGATGCTTCAGAGTCAGACTGCAGACAAATTCGATACCTACAGTTTTTTCTTTGAGGAACGTTACATTTTTTTCGGAAATCCGCTTTTTTTCGCCGACACTGTCAAGCCTCCTGTC
This window contains:
- a CDS encoding nucleotide excision repair endonuclease; the protein is MVMIKIEIPAADISIKQRKQVIEGDEPVIPEIYGFIDFHLIPRDKGGIILFYNENDELIFVGKARKLRPRVKKHFEDNVSPIKDHRNEVKKIDILIVEDAMEREIYETYMINKLHAKYNVDKVFYK
- a CDS encoding YpzG family protein, with the protein product MSYKDQLDPHSQKFHHNWTRPKRSKSQVNGHTQESQTNIILRSNAKAHRW
- a CDS encoding DUF4352 domain-containing protein — encoded protein: MNRLMIGALLLTAFGALNTQPAYEEETTAKEKTEEIARPLEKKDVYVPNPQLPDDINLNQIGQNVSDAKGELTLKAYKKVNETLDVGPIEVKVKEMKVMHATPDYSMIDFFHGYTHDEDFDIVKVNVEIKNNTDKKIKFSPVAFLETDRGEHLTWEDEIYLEELTGEIEGNGSKSGNIGFILNDGNIKGISLMTSDAVDEEGEVLAKGKSAEFAF
- a CDS encoding alkaline phosphatase yields the protein MNRTWSKKVLPITLVSALAFGSLSWSGADRVSAKGNPNKEPEIKNVIFLIGDGMGVSYTSAYRYLKDNPGTKAAERTEFDKYLVGQQMTYPEDSAQNITDSASAATAMSAGVKTYNAAIAVDNDKSEVKTVLEAAKEKGKATGLVATSEITHATPASFGAHDENRKNMNSIADDYYNELIKGKHKIDVLLGGGKSNFVRPDVNLAKAFEKDGYSYVTDKNQMLKDKNEQVLGLFASEGLPKMIDRPSETPSLADMTSSAIQRLNKDKDGFFLMVEGSQVDWAGHDNDIVGAMSEMEDFEKAYKAAMEFAKKDKHTLVVATADHSTGGFSIGAKGIYNWYGEPIKAAKRTPDFMADAIVKGADVEKTLKQYINQNVVKLTDGEIKTVTEAAKSKNVTNVDNAIEAIFDNRTNTAWTTGGHTGEDVPVYAYGPYKERFAGQVDNTDQAKIIFELLKK